TCAAGAGCCGATTTGTATTTAAAGCTTGATTTCGACATCGACGCCGGCCGAGAGGTCGAGCTTCATGAGCGCATCAACAGTCTGCTGTGTCGGCTCAAGGATATCGAGAAGTCGCTTATGGGTGCGAATCTCAAACTGCTCCCGGCTTTTTTTGTCCACGTGGGGTCCACGCAAAACACAATACTTATTAATGACCGTGGGCAGAGGGATCGGCCCGGCAACCCGCGCACCAGTCCGCTTGGCGGTGTCGACGATTTCCGATACAGAAAGATCAAGCAGTTTATGATCGTAAGCCTTAAGACGAATTCTAATTTTCTGGCTGGGCATGAGAGCGTCCTCTATTACTCAATAATGTCGCTGACGACTCCGGCGCCGACAGTGCGGCCACCTTCACGAATCGCAAAGCGCAGTTCTTTGTCCATGGCGATGGGAGTGATCAGGTTGACGNATAATGTCGCTGACGACTCCGGCGCCGACAGTGCGGCCACCTTCACGAATCGCAAAGCGCAGTTCTTTGTCCATGGCGATGGGAGTGATCAGGTTGACGTTCATGGCGATATTGTCGCCGGGCATCACCATCTCGACTCCCTCGGGCAGCTCCACAATACCGGTCACATCGGTGGTCCGGAAGTAAAACTGGGGACGATAGCCCTTGAAG
The nucleotide sequence above comes from Geoalkalibacter ferrihydriticus DSM 17813. Encoded proteins:
- the rpsJ gene encoding 30S ribosomal protein S10 produces the protein MPSQKIRIRLKAYDHKLLDLSVSEIVDTAKRTGARVAGPIPLPTVINKYCVLRGPHVDKKSREQFEIRTHKRLLDILEPTQQTVDALMKLDLSAGVDVEIKL